One Microvirga thermotolerans DNA window includes the following coding sequences:
- a CDS encoding AMP-dependent synthetase/ligase, producing MTTSADSREDTFPKLIVSNARVRPHRTAFRHKDLGIWQSWTWGEVHDIVRAYAAGLLELGLRRGGKIAVVGHNRPYLYWTIMAAQWIGATPVPVYADSVAEEMAYVLAHAEVTHAAVQDQEQVDKLISVSAQLPRLERILYDEDRGLHDYDHARLHAIQAVVEQGREKLKDPEWAARLQRELETGRGSDLAIILYTSGTTGRPKGVMLTFESVIAAAEIGCNFDKLDESDEIIAYLPIAWVGDHIFSYAQAILSGLCVNCPESPETVADDRREIGATYIFAPPRVFESMLTLTMVRMEDAGPLKRRMFKFFIDHAAKVGERILNRDASVGLWDRLVWHVGNVLVYAPLRNRYGMTRVKVGYTAGEAIGPEIFRFYRSIGVNLKQLYGQTEASVYITMQPDGEIHADTVGRPAPRVEIRIDENGEVLYRSPGVFLGYYKDEEKTAETKTPDGFVRSGDAGFFDASGHLKIIDRAKDVGRLRDGSLFPPKYIENKLKFYPNIKEAVCFGDGRDFVGCFINIDLVAVSNWAERNGVTYASYQELAGHPLVYDMIERHVDEVNRSLAGEPRMGGAQIRRFLILHKELDADDGELTRTQKVRRGFIAERYAPLIQALYDGSQEKDVTTEVTFEDGRKGTISARVKLRDMTLHPYKESAALPEAAE from the coding sequence GTGACGACGAGCGCTGACTCGCGCGAGGACACGTTCCCGAAGCTGATCGTCAGCAACGCACGCGTCCGCCCGCACAGGACCGCGTTCCGCCACAAGGACCTGGGAATCTGGCAATCCTGGACCTGGGGCGAGGTCCACGACATCGTCAGGGCCTATGCGGCGGGGCTCCTCGAACTGGGGCTCAGGCGCGGCGGCAAGATCGCCGTGGTCGGGCACAACCGTCCCTATCTCTACTGGACGATCATGGCCGCGCAGTGGATCGGAGCGACCCCGGTTCCTGTCTATGCGGATTCGGTGGCCGAGGAGATGGCCTATGTCCTCGCCCATGCGGAGGTGACCCATGCGGCCGTGCAGGACCAGGAGCAGGTCGACAAGCTGATCTCCGTTTCGGCCCAGTTGCCGCGGCTCGAGCGCATCCTCTACGACGAGGACCGGGGGCTTCACGACTACGATCATGCCCGCCTTCATGCGATCCAGGCGGTGGTGGAGCAGGGGCGCGAGAAGCTGAAGGATCCCGAATGGGCGGCCCGGCTTCAGCGAGAGCTGGAAACGGGCAGGGGCTCCGATCTCGCCATCATTCTCTATACCTCCGGCACGACGGGGCGGCCGAAGGGCGTCATGCTGACGTTCGAGAGCGTGATCGCGGCGGCGGAGATCGGCTGCAACTTCGACAAGCTCGACGAGAGCGACGAGATCATCGCCTATCTTCCCATCGCCTGGGTGGGCGACCATATCTTCTCCTACGCGCAGGCGATCCTGTCGGGGCTTTGCGTCAACTGTCCGGAAAGCCCCGAAACTGTCGCGGACGACAGGCGCGAGATCGGCGCCACCTACATCTTCGCGCCGCCGCGCGTCTTCGAGAGCATGCTGACCCTCACCATGGTGCGCATGGAGGATGCGGGGCCCTTGAAGCGGCGCATGTTCAAGTTCTTCATCGACCATGCAGCGAAGGTCGGCGAGCGCATCCTCAATCGCGACGCGAGCGTCGGCCTGTGGGACCGTCTCGTCTGGCACGTGGGGAATGTTCTCGTCTATGCACCCCTGCGCAACCGCTACGGCATGACGCGCGTGAAGGTCGGATACACGGCGGGTGAGGCCATCGGGCCCGAGATTTTCCGCTTCTACCGGTCCATCGGCGTCAATCTCAAGCAGCTCTACGGACAGACGGAGGCTTCCGTCTACATCACCATGCAGCCGGACGGCGAGATCCATGCCGACACCGTCGGACGGCCGGCGCCGCGGGTCGAGATCCGGATCGACGAGAACGGCGAGGTTCTCTACCGCTCGCCGGGCGTGTTCCTCGGCTACTACAAGGACGAGGAGAAGACGGCCGAGACCAAGACGCCGGACGGCTTCGTGCGCTCCGGCGACGCCGGCTTCTTCGATGCTTCGGGCCATCTCAAGATCATCGACCGCGCCAAGGATGTGGGGCGCCTGCGCGACGGATCGCTCTTCCCGCCCAAGTACATCGAGAACAAGCTGAAGTTCTATCCGAACATCAAGGAGGCCGTCTGCTTCGGCGACGGTCGGGACTTCGTCGGGTGCTTCATCAACATCGACCTCGTCGCCGTCAGCAACTGGGCGGAGCGGAACGGCGTGACCTATGCCTCCTATCAGGAGCTCGCCGGCCATCCGCTCGTCTACGACATGATCGAGAGGCACGTGGACGAGGTCAACCGCTCCCTGGCCGGCGAGCCGCGCATGGGCGGCGCGCAGATCAGGCGCTTCCTGATCCTGCACAAGGAGCTGGACGCCGACGACGGCGAACTGACCCGCACGCAGAAGGTGCGCCGCGGGTTCATCGCGGAGCGATACGCTCCTCTGATCCAGGCTCTCTACGACGGATCGCAGGAAAAGGACGTCACCACCGAGGTGACGTTCGAGGACGGACGGAAAGGCACGATTTCAGCGAGGGTCAAGCTGCGCGACATGACACTCCATCCCTATAAGGAAAGCGCTGCGCTCCCGGAGGC
- a CDS encoding COG4315 family predicted lipoprotein: protein MAQGAAPAKVADTAKGKALVDAKGMTLYTFDRDSAGKSNCNGTCAQNWPPLLAGANAKASGDWSLVKRDDGSMQWAYKGKPLYTWVKDTKPGDVTGDGVNNIWHIAAP from the coding sequence ATGGCTCAGGGAGCGGCGCCGGCGAAGGTCGCGGATACCGCGAAGGGCAAGGCGCTCGTCGACGCGAAGGGCATGACGCTCTACACCTTCGACCGGGACAGCGCCGGGAAGTCCAACTGCAACGGCACCTGCGCGCAGAACTGGCCGCCCCTTCTGGCCGGTGCGAACGCGAAGGCCTCCGGCGACTGGAGTCTGGTGAAGCGCGACGACGGCTCGATGCAGTGGGCCTACAAGGGCAAGCCGCTCTATACCTGGGTCAAGGACACGAAGCCGGGCGACGTCACGGGCGACGGGGTCAACAATATCTGGCACATTGCCGCTCCGTAG
- a CDS encoding sigma-70 family RNA polymerase sigma factor, with protein MDEIAALLEPLIPGLRRHAWALLRDDEAADDLVQDTLERAIGRWHSRRRDGGLKAWLYAIQHNLFLDRLRRQRRQGAQIGAEALMDVPSPDASPDEHARMRDILAALDALPEEQRSVMLLVSVEDLSYEEAAQALAIPVGTVMSRLSRAREKMRQYLETGRPAALRRVK; from the coding sequence TTGGATGAGATCGCCGCCCTTCTGGAGCCCCTGATCCCGGGCCTCAGGCGTCACGCCTGGGCGCTCCTGCGGGACGACGAGGCGGCGGACGACCTCGTCCAGGACACCCTGGAACGCGCCATCGGCCGCTGGCATTCCCGGCGGCGGGACGGCGGCCTCAAGGCATGGCTCTACGCCATCCAGCACAACCTGTTCCTCGACCGCCTGCGCCGCCAGAGGCGCCAGGGCGCACAGATCGGCGCGGAGGCGCTCATGGACGTCCCGTCGCCGGACGCCTCGCCGGACGAGCATGCCCGCATGCGCGACATCCTCGCCGCCCTCGACGCCCTGCCGGAGGAGCAGCGCTCGGTCATGCTGCTCGTCAGCGTGGAGGATCTGTCCTACGAAGAGGCCGCGCAGGCCCTCGCCATACCGGTCGGAACGGTCATGTCCCGATTGAGCCGGGCGCGGGAGAAGATGAGGCAGTACCTGGAAACCGGGCGCCCGGCGGCGCTCAGGAGAGTGAAATGA
- a CDS encoding anti-sigma factor family protein yields MTVERPIGEDDLQAYVDGSLSSERRAAVESYLAGHGEAQARIADYIRQRDALRRRLSAKASEPIPSRLRVAHLAAGRRRPARAGFAMAAAAAGLLAGSVLGAAGHAWLTRGGGPEAPAIPAVAQDAITAYRTFVVETAHPVEVGANQEAHLVQWLSRRLGKPIRAPDLTAQGFRLIGGRLLPAEAAPAALFMYEDASGKRLTLYARPGSGDGPSAFRFEAQGDVSAFFWIDRDLSYVVAGRTDREKLLSVAEAVYRQTGG; encoded by the coding sequence ATGACGGTCGAGCGCCCGATCGGCGAGGACGATCTCCAGGCCTATGTGGACGGTTCCCTGTCGTCGGAACGCAGGGCGGCCGTGGAGAGCTATCTCGCCGGGCACGGGGAGGCGCAGGCCCGCATCGCCGACTACATCAGGCAGCGCGACGCGCTGCGCCGGCGGCTGAGCGCCAAGGCGAGCGAGCCGATTCCCTCGCGCCTGAGGGTCGCCCATCTCGCCGCGGGCCGCCGACGCCCCGCCCGGGCGGGCTTTGCCATGGCCGCCGCGGCGGCCGGACTCCTCGCAGGCTCGGTCCTCGGAGCCGCCGGACATGCCTGGCTGACGCGGGGAGGCGGACCGGAAGCCCCCGCCATCCCGGCCGTGGCCCAGGACGCGATCACGGCCTATCGGACCTTCGTGGTCGAGACCGCCCACCCGGTGGAGGTGGGGGCGAACCAGGAGGCGCATCTGGTCCAGTGGCTCTCCCGGCGGCTCGGCAAGCCGATCCGGGCTCCGGACCTGACGGCGCAGGGCTTCCGCCTCATCGGCGGCCGGCTGCTTCCTGCCGAGGCCGCGCCGGCGGCCCTCTTCATGTACGAGGACGCGTCCGGAAAACGCCTGACGCTCTACGCCCGCCCCGGCAGCGGCGACGGGCCGTCGGCATTCCGGTTCGAGGCGCAGGGCGACGTATCCGCCTTCTTCTGGATCGACCGGGATCTCTCCTACGTGGTGGCGGGACGCACGGACCGGGAGAAGCTGCTGTCCGTCGCCGAGGCGGTCTACCGGCAGACCGGAGGGTAG
- a CDS encoding formate dehydrogenase subunit delta has translation MSTEKLIRMANQVAEFFRSYPEEQAVAGVRDHLLAFWTPRMRQDVLDHADRGGEGFDPLVAKALAILRAAADRVESAAR, from the coding sequence ATGAGCACCGAAAAGCTGATCCGCATGGCGAACCAGGTCGCGGAGTTCTTCCGCTCCTACCCTGAAGAGCAGGCCGTCGCGGGCGTTCGCGATCACCTCTTGGCCTTCTGGACGCCGCGGATGCGCCAGGACGTCCTCGATCACGCGGACAGGGGAGGCGAGGGGTTCGACCCGCTCGTGGCGAAGGCGCTGGCCATACTCCGGGCAGCCGCCGACCGGGTGGAGAGCGCGGCCCGATGA
- the fdhD gene encoding formate dehydrogenase accessory sulfurtransferase FdhD: MRRSDLAPVPDVAADEAATVFPYDGGEPASTHRELAVEEPVSIVYAGIPFAVMMASPADLEDFAVGFSLTEGIIESAGDIVSIRMEKEERGLRLLIDLSAQRLHAHLARRRALAGRTGCGLCGIDDFDALPKPRPPAGSAPVLPVSAVRRALAALEGRQPLNERTRAVHAAAWASLAGDLLLVREDVGRHNALDKLIGALCRENARPQDGFVVVTSRCSFELVEKVAAFGARTIVAISAPTSLALARARIHDITLVAIARHDSMTVFHGIDRILARDVPA, encoded by the coding sequence ATGCGGCGGAGTGATCTCGCTCCGGTGCCGGATGTCGCTGCGGACGAGGCCGCCACGGTTTTCCCCTACGACGGCGGAGAGCCCGCTTCCACGCACCGTGAGCTCGCCGTCGAGGAGCCGGTCAGCATCGTCTATGCGGGCATTCCCTTCGCGGTGATGATGGCGAGCCCCGCGGACCTGGAGGATTTCGCCGTCGGGTTCAGCCTCACCGAGGGCATCATTGAAAGCGCGGGCGACATCGTCTCGATCCGCATGGAGAAGGAGGAGCGGGGGCTCAGGCTCCTCATCGACCTGTCGGCGCAGCGGCTTCACGCGCACCTCGCCCGCAGGAGAGCCCTTGCGGGACGCACGGGCTGCGGATTGTGCGGGATCGACGATTTCGACGCGCTGCCGAAGCCCCGCCCGCCGGCCGGGAGCGCCCCGGTTCTGCCCGTCTCGGCCGTGCGTCGCGCCCTCGCCGCGCTCGAAGGCCGGCAGCCGCTCAACGAGCGGACGCGCGCCGTCCATGCGGCGGCGTGGGCGAGCCTCGCGGGCGACCTGCTCCTCGTCCGCGAGGACGTGGGACGGCACAACGCGCTCGACAAGCTGATCGGGGCCCTCTGCCGCGAGAATGCCCGGCCCCAGGACGGCTTCGTCGTCGTGACGAGCCGCTGCTCCTTCGAACTCGTGGAGAAGGTGGCGGCCTTCGGCGCCAGGACGATCGTCGCGATCTCGGCTCCCACCTCCCTCGCGCTGGCCCGGGCACGGATCCACGACATCACCCTCGTCGCCATCGCCCGCCACGATTCCATGACCGTCTTCCACGGCATCGACCGCATTCTCGCACGGGACGTCCCCGCATGA
- the fdhF gene encoding formate dehydrogenase subunit alpha, whose translation MALIQETDYGTPFPKAEATVTLTIDGQAVTVPAGTSVMAAAMAMGTKIPRLCATDTLEAFGSCRLCLVEIEGRRGTPASCTTPVAEGMVVRTQTPRLAELRRGVMELYISDHPLDCLTCSANGDCELQDMAGDVGLREVRYGYGGANHLDAPSDTSNPYFTFEDSKCIVCSRCVRACEEVQGTFALTIQGRGFDSRVSPGGMDFFGSECVSCGACVQACPTASLNENTVIALGKPEHSVVTTCAYCGVGCSFKAEMKGDTVVRMVPYKDGKANEGHSCVKGRFAWGYATHKDRITKPMIRERITDPWRVVSWEEAIGHAAREFRRIQARYGRDAVGGITSSRCTNEETFLVQKLVRAAFGNNNVDTCARVCHSPTGYGLKTTLGTSAGTQDFASVDHADVIVVIGANPTDGHPVFASRMKRRLRKGARLIVIDPRRIDLVRSPHVAADYHLQLLPGTNVALINALGHVIVTEGLVNEAYVRERCDLADFESWARFIAEDRHSPEAVEHLTGVPADQVRGAARLYATGGNAAIYYGLGVTEHSQGSTMVMGMANIAMATGNLGRVGVGVNPLRGQNNVQGSCDMGSFPHEFSGYRHVSDDATRQMFEALWGLPLQSEPGLRIPNMVDEAVEGRFKGIYIQGEDIAQSDPDTQHVTAGLRAMECVVVQDIFLNETAKYAHVFLPGSSFLEKDGTFTNAERRINRVRRVMAPLAGMADWEVTMALSNALGYPMHYSHPSEIMDEIARLTPTFAGVSYEKLERLGSVQWPCNEAAPSGTPVMHVDRFVRGKGRFMLTEFVPTQERTGPRFPLILTTGRILTQYNVGAQTRRTDNNRWHEEDVLEIHPFDAESRGIRDGDLVSLESRSGAVTLRAAISERMQPGVVYTTFHHAKTGANVVTTDYSDWATNCPEYKVTAVQVRRTNSLSDWQERFQEENRTLTRIETRLDAAE comes from the coding sequence ATGGCCCTGATCCAGGAAACCGACTACGGAACGCCCTTCCCGAAGGCGGAGGCGACCGTGACCCTCACCATCGACGGCCAGGCCGTGACGGTGCCGGCCGGAACCTCCGTCATGGCCGCCGCCATGGCCATGGGCACGAAGATCCCGCGGCTCTGCGCGACCGACACGCTCGAGGCGTTCGGCTCCTGCCGGCTCTGCCTCGTCGAGATCGAGGGCCGCCGCGGGACGCCCGCCTCGTGCACCACGCCGGTGGCGGAGGGCATGGTGGTCCGCACCCAGACGCCGCGACTGGCGGAGCTGCGCCGGGGCGTGATGGAGCTCTACATCTCCGACCATCCCCTCGACTGCCTCACCTGCTCGGCCAACGGCGACTGCGAGCTCCAGGACATGGCGGGCGACGTGGGGCTGCGGGAGGTCCGCTACGGCTACGGCGGCGCCAACCATCTCGATGCTCCGTCGGACACGTCCAACCCCTATTTCACGTTCGAGGATTCCAAGTGCATCGTGTGCTCGCGCTGCGTGCGGGCCTGCGAGGAGGTGCAGGGAACCTTCGCCCTGACGATTCAGGGCAGGGGGTTCGATTCCCGCGTGTCGCCCGGGGGAATGGATTTCTTCGGTTCGGAATGTGTGTCCTGCGGTGCCTGCGTACAGGCCTGTCCCACGGCGAGCCTGAACGAGAACACCGTCATCGCGCTGGGCAAGCCCGAGCATTCGGTCGTCACCACCTGCGCCTATTGCGGCGTCGGCTGCTCCTTCAAGGCGGAGATGAAGGGCGACACCGTAGTTCGCATGGTGCCCTACAAGGACGGCAAGGCCAACGAAGGCCATTCCTGCGTCAAGGGGCGCTTCGCCTGGGGATACGCGACCCACAAGGACCGCATCACGAAGCCCATGATCCGCGAGAGGATCACGGATCCCTGGCGCGTCGTCTCGTGGGAGGAGGCGATCGGCCATGCGGCCCGCGAGTTCAGGCGCATTCAGGCCCGTTACGGCCGCGATGCCGTCGGCGGCATCACCTCGTCCCGCTGCACCAACGAGGAGACGTTCCTCGTCCAGAAGCTGGTGCGCGCTGCCTTCGGAAACAACAACGTGGACACCTGCGCCCGCGTCTGCCATTCCCCGACGGGCTACGGGCTGAAGACGACCCTCGGCACCTCCGCCGGGACGCAGGACTTCGCGTCGGTCGACCATGCGGACGTGATCGTGGTGATCGGCGCCAATCCGACGGACGGTCATCCGGTATTCGCCTCGAGGATGAAGCGGCGGCTGCGCAAGGGAGCGCGCCTGATCGTGATCGACCCGCGCCGGATCGATCTCGTCCGGTCGCCGCACGTGGCGGCCGACTATCACCTTCAGCTCCTTCCGGGCACGAACGTTGCGTTGATCAACGCGCTGGGTCACGTCATCGTGACGGAGGGCCTCGTGAACGAGGCCTATGTCCGCGAGCGCTGCGATCTCGCGGATTTCGAGTCCTGGGCCCGCTTCATCGCCGAGGACCGGCACTCCCCGGAGGCGGTGGAGCACCTGACCGGCGTGCCGGCGGACCAGGTGCGCGGCGCCGCGCGCCTCTACGCGACGGGCGGAAACGCGGCGATCTACTACGGGCTCGGGGTAACGGAGCACAGCCAGGGCTCCACCATGGTCATGGGCATGGCCAACATCGCGATGGCGACCGGCAATCTCGGCCGCGTCGGAGTCGGCGTGAATCCCTTGCGCGGTCAGAACAACGTGCAGGGCTCCTGCGACATGGGTTCGTTCCCGCACGAGTTTTCCGGCTACCGGCACGTATCCGACGACGCCACCCGCCAGATGTTCGAGGCGCTCTGGGGCCTGCCGCTCCAGAGCGAGCCGGGGCTCAGGATCCCCAACATGGTGGACGAGGCCGTCGAGGGGCGCTTCAAGGGCATCTACATCCAGGGCGAGGACATCGCGCAGTCCGATCCCGACACGCAGCATGTCACGGCGGGGCTGAGGGCCATGGAATGCGTCGTCGTTCAGGACATCTTCCTGAACGAGACGGCGAAGTATGCCCATGTCTTCCTGCCGGGCTCCTCCTTCCTCGAAAAGGATGGGACCTTCACCAATGCGGAACGGCGGATCAACCGCGTCCGGAGGGTCATGGCGCCCTTGGCCGGCATGGCGGACTGGGAGGTGACGATGGCGCTCTCGAACGCGCTCGGCTACCCGATGCACTATTCCCACCCCAGCGAGATCATGGACGAGATCGCGCGTCTGACGCCGACATTCGCGGGCGTCTCTTACGAGAAGCTGGAGCGGCTTGGCTCGGTCCAGTGGCCCTGCAACGAGGCCGCTCCCTCCGGCACGCCGGTCATGCACGTAGATCGTTTCGTGCGCGGCAAAGGCAGGTTCATGCTGACCGAGTTCGTTCCGACGCAGGAGCGCACGGGGCCACGCTTCCCGCTGATCCTCACGACCGGCCGCATCCTGACGCAATACAACGTCGGAGCGCAGACGCGTCGCACGGACAACAATCGCTGGCACGAGGAGGACGTGCTCGAGATCCATCCCTTCGATGCGGAGAGCCGCGGCATTCGCGACGGCGATCTGGTATCGCTGGAAAGCCGCTCCGGAGCCGTCACCCTGCGCGCCGCCATCAGCGAACGGATGCAGCCCGGCGTGGTCTACACGACCTTCCACCACGCGAAGACGGGAGCCAACGTCGTGACGACCGACTATTCGGACTGGGCGACCAACTGTCCCGAATACAAGGTCACGGCGGTTCAGGTGCGGCGCACGAACAGCCTGTCCGACTGGCAGGAACGGTTCCAGGAGGAGAACCGCACCCTCACGCGCATCGAGACGCGCCTCGATGCGGCGGAGTGA
- a CDS encoding formate dehydrogenase beta subunit, translating into MTRIFLSRDAASLAVGAERIGRLLAEEAARRGLALDTVRTGSRGMFWLEPLVEVETAEGRIAYGPLEAADIPGLFEAGFLQGAPHPRRLGRLEDHPFLARQSRLTFARCGLVDPLSLDDYLTHGGFQGLDRALALGPSGIVAEVRESGLRGRGGAGFPAGIKWDTVLHLEADQKYVVCNADEGDSGTYADRMLMEGDPFCLIEGMIIAGLAVGATKGFIYIRSEYPHAHRTVNRAIALAAQAGYLGPSVRGSGRAFTLETRLGAGAYICGEETALLESLEGRRGVVRAKPPLPALKGLFGKPTVVNNVLSFAAVPWILAHGAQAYAGFGMGQSRGTMPVQLAGNIRHAGLVEIGFGTTLRELVHGFGGGTATGRPVKAVQVGGPLGAYFPESMLDLPYDYEALAEAKGMLGHGGIVVFDDTVDLAQQARFAFAFCAAESCGKCTPCRIGAVRGVEIMDRIIAGTERERNFALLDDLCRLMTDASLCAMGGLTPVPVQSALTHFPDDFDKAPPLPAAAE; encoded by the coding sequence ATGACCCGGATCTTCCTTTCCAGGGATGCGGCCTCCCTGGCGGTCGGCGCCGAGCGGATCGGCCGCCTTCTCGCCGAGGAGGCAGCGCGGCGCGGGCTGGCCCTCGACACGGTCAGGACCGGCTCGCGAGGGATGTTCTGGCTCGAGCCGCTCGTCGAGGTGGAAACGGCCGAGGGCCGGATCGCCTACGGACCGCTCGAGGCCGCCGACATCCCGGGCCTCTTCGAGGCGGGCTTCCTCCAGGGGGCGCCCCATCCCCGCAGGCTCGGCCGCCTGGAGGACCATCCCTTCCTCGCCCGCCAGTCCCGCCTGACCTTCGCCCGGTGCGGCCTCGTCGATCCCCTGTCGCTGGACGACTACCTGACCCATGGAGGCTTCCAGGGTCTAGACAGGGCGCTCGCGCTCGGGCCCTCGGGCATCGTCGCCGAGGTGAGGGAGTCCGGTCTGCGCGGGCGCGGCGGTGCCGGCTTCCCGGCCGGGATCAAGTGGGACACGGTTCTCCACCTCGAAGCGGACCAGAAGTATGTCGTCTGCAACGCCGACGAGGGGGACAGCGGCACCTATGCCGACCGGATGCTGATGGAGGGCGATCCCTTCTGTCTCATCGAGGGCATGATCATCGCCGGTCTCGCGGTGGGCGCGACGAAGGGCTTCATCTATATCCGCTCCGAGTATCCTCACGCCCATCGCACCGTGAACCGCGCCATCGCGCTTGCGGCGCAGGCCGGATATCTCGGCCCGTCCGTCCGCGGCTCGGGACGGGCCTTCACCCTGGAGACGCGGCTCGGCGCCGGCGCCTATATCTGCGGCGAGGAAACCGCTCTGCTGGAAAGCCTGGAGGGCCGGCGCGGGGTCGTGCGCGCCAAGCCGCCCCTGCCGGCTCTCAAGGGGCTCTTCGGAAAGCCCACGGTCGTCAACAACGTGCTCTCCTTCGCCGCCGTGCCGTGGATCCTGGCGCACGGGGCGCAGGCCTATGCCGGTTTCGGCATGGGGCAGTCCCGCGGCACCATGCCGGTGCAGCTCGCCGGCAACATCCGGCACGCCGGACTCGTCGAGATCGGCTTCGGGACGACCCTGCGCGAACTGGTCCACGGCTTCGGGGGCGGCACGGCGACCGGCCGGCCGGTGAAGGCGGTGCAGGTGGGCGGGCCCCTGGGGGCCTATTTTCCGGAATCCATGCTGGACCTGCCCTACGACTACGAGGCTCTCGCGGAAGCGAAAGGCATGCTCGGGCATGGCGGCATCGTCGTCTTCGACGACACGGTCGATCTGGCGCAGCAGGCGCGGTTCGCCTTCGCGTTCTGCGCGGCGGAAAGCTGCGGAAAATGCACGCCGTGCCGGATCGGCGCCGTCCGGGGCGTCGAGATCATGGACAGGATCATCGCCGGGACGGAGCGCGAGAGGAACTTCGCCCTTCTCGACGACCTGTGCCGGCTCATGACGGACGCCTCGCTCTGCGCCATGGGCGGCCTCACGCCCGTGCCCGTGCAAAGCGCCCTGACCCATTTCCCCGACGATTTCGACAAGGCTCCGCCGCTTCCCGCGGCAGCCGAATGA
- a CDS encoding formate dehydrogenase subunit gamma, with protein sequence MSVPVPWDEARAGEIVAAHAALDGAALPVLHALQEAFGCVPEEAIPLVASALNLSRAEVHGIVTFYHDFRRTPPGRHVLKICRAEACQSMGGAALASDFLRRQGVSWGGTTRDGSLTVEGVYCLGLCACSPSALYDGEPVGRLDAARLDALARDARQDALGEARGP encoded by the coding sequence ATGTCCGTACCCGTTCCGTGGGACGAGGCCCGCGCCGGCGAGATCGTGGCAGCCCATGCTGCGCTCGACGGCGCTGCTCTGCCTGTCCTTCATGCGCTCCAGGAGGCGTTCGGGTGCGTTCCCGAGGAGGCGATCCCCCTCGTCGCATCCGCTCTCAACCTGTCGAGGGCGGAGGTTCACGGGATCGTGACGTTCTATCACGACTTCCGGCGCACGCCGCCCGGGCGCCACGTCCTCAAGATCTGCCGGGCGGAGGCCTGCCAGTCCATGGGCGGGGCGGCGCTGGCGAGCGACTTCCTGCGCCGGCAAGGCGTCTCCTGGGGCGGCACGACGCGGGACGGCAGCCTGACGGTCGAGGGCGTCTACTGCCTCGGGCTGTGCGCCTGCTCCCCGTCCGCCCTCTATGACGGAGAGCCGGTCGGGCGGCTCGACGCGGCCAGGTTGGACGCCCTTGCCCGGGACGCGCGGCAGGACGCGCTGGGGGAGGCGCGGGGACCATGA